The following coding sequences are from one Ornithodoros turicata isolate Travis chromosome 1, ASM3712646v1, whole genome shotgun sequence window:
- the LOC135395602 gene encoding uncharacterized protein LOC135395602: protein MDDAIICMTVVLQAKIDSTGCNSLRRTHYQNVLVAELGGVTSLTLGKLACDNRAAGERHKDMSLSDESRESTISSSPYLQPIDHDYICHFAGDNVLSIGLWVVAFNKDLRLGCHQDFNRECLNHHVIPKALQSRPLVNTPYGRKLAVDFSRSCLKARIQENKDKLRDARRRLSEAERTLQRILQPCDMRQVFQARKQAETKEKTKCADAHDQKLSRILPKKPTVYTSDNVFNLSSKQLSDGHLGLLSRGLDFALAPRAVPKRDIVVEIEDKLRHLKDTTVVNLARSRIATTLTNSTTIPTNLTRKEHAALRDLRSDDSIIILPADKGKGTVVLDKDHYYAKMQRILDDDSHFITLPNDPTQKSERRLVDHLRDLKKKERLDEVTYRSLFSSDGLTPRLYGLPKIHKPDCPLRPIVSFIGSPTYNLSKHLVGLITPVTGRNGLTLSNSKEFVRLIQDQVFDDNDIMVSFDVVSLFTNVPTALAVKVAEARLRDDSTLPTRTSLRVEDIIILLRFCLNQSHFSFRGQVYHQIEGCPMGSPVSVTMANLVMEYVEESAFQRFTHNIKFYRRYVDDTFVILNRNLLDEFHSTLNSIEPSIQFTCELEQENRLPFLDVSVRRLTTGLIQTSVYRKPCDTGNFLNFESYHPIEHKRSVVRTLLQRCEDFASCPEQRTSEEMIIKESLMKRGYPLRFFENTRKRMHEPRTRRKDDFRHGIVTIPYVKGVSESIRRALLPLKIKTVFKPCLKLRSLISKPKDHIPPESQTGVVYKVQCLGCEVSYIGETGRKRSTRLKEHERDVRNSCLEST, encoded by the exons ATCACTCACCTTAGGCAAACTGGCATGCGATAACCGTGCAGCAGGCGAGCGGCACAAGGACATGAGCTTGTCTGATGAATCCCGCGAGTCTACAATCAGCTCCAGCCCTTATCTACAGCCCATTGACCATGATTATATATGCCACTTCGCTGGCGACAATGTTTTGAGCATTGGCCTGTGGGTCGTGGCTT TCAACAAGGATCTCCGCCTGGGGTGCCACCAGGATTTCAACCGTGAGTGCCTCAACCACCACGTCATCCCTAAAGCCCTCCAATCTCGACCTCTTGTCAACACACCCTATGGCCGAAAGCTAGCCGTGGATTTCAGCCGTAGCTGCCTGAAGGCCCGTATCCAGGAGAACAAAGACAAACTGCGTGATGCACGACGTCGGTTATCTGAAGCCGAACGCACGCTTCAACGAATCCTGCAGCCTTGTGACATGCGGCAAGTCTTCCAAGCACGCAAGCAAGCGGAGACCAAGGAGAAAACCAAGTGTGCGGACGCCCATGACCAGAAACTTTCTCGGATCCTGCCCAAAAAACCGACCGTGTACACCTCCGACAACGTTTTCAATCTGTCGTCGAAGCAACTCTCCGATGGTCACCTCGGCCTTCTTTCGAGAGGCCTTGACTTTGCCCTGGCCCCCCGCGCAGTACCCAAGCGAGACATCGTCGTAGAAATTGAGGATAAACTACGGCACCTAAAGGACACGACCGTGGTCAACCTGGCTCGTAGTCGCATCGCTACTACGTTGACCAACTCTACGACGATTCCAACGAACCTCACGCGGAAGGAACATGCAGCACTACGCGATCTCCGGTCAGACGACTCTATCATAATCCTTCCGGCGGATAAGGGGAAAGGCACCGTTGTACTGGACAAAGACCATTACTACGCTAAAATGCAGAGGATTCTCGATGATGATTCCCATTTCATCACGCTGCCGAATGATCCTACCCAGAAATCTGAACGCCGTCTTGTCGATCACCTCCGTGACCTCAAGAAAAAGGAACGCCTCGATGAAGTGACGTATCGAAGCCTGTTCTCGTCGGATGGCTTAACACCCAGACTCTACGGCCTCCCCAAAATTCACAAGCCTGATTGCCCCTTACGACCCATCGTTTCTTTTATTGGATCCCCAACATATAACCTGTCAAAACACCTTGTGGGTTTAATCACCCCAGTCACCGGACGTAATGGTCTGACACTGTCTAACTCCAAAGAGTTCGTTCGTTTGATTCAAGATCAAGTCTTCGATGACAACGACATCATGGTCTCTTTTGATGTTGTCTCCCTTTTCACTAACGTCCCCACAGCGTTAGCAGTAAAAGTGGCTGAAGCACGACTACGTGACGACAGTACCCTTCCCACACGTACGTCTCTCAGAGTGGAGGACATTATCATCCTGCTACGCTTCTGTCTGAACCAATCCCATTTTTCGTTCCGGGGGCAGGTCTACCATCAGATTGAAGGTTGTCCTATGGGCAGCCCGGTGTCCGTGACAATGGCTAATCTCGTCATGGAATATGTTGAAGAATCTGCCTTCCAACGATTTACCCACAACATCAAGTTCTACCGACGGTATGTCGACGACACTTTCGTGATCCTAAATCGCAACCTCCTGGACGAATTCCATTCGACCCTGAACAGCATTGAACCGTCCATTCAGTTCACTTGCGAACTTGAACAGGAGAACCGGCTCCCCTTCCTGGACGTGTCCGTACGCAGACTCACCACCGGCCTGATTCAAACTTCCGTCTACCGCAAGCCCTGTGATACTGGTAATTTCCTAAatttcgaatcctaccatccgATTGAACACAAACGCAGTGTAGTGAGAACCCTGCTTCAACGCTGTGAAGATTTCGCCTCGTGCCCGGAACAACGTACGTCCGAGGAGATGATAATCAAGGAGTCACTCATGAAACGAGGATACCCGCTACGTTTCTTTGAGAATACACGAAAACGCATGCACGAACCCAGGACCCGAAGGAAAGACGATTTCCGACACGGCATCGTCACCATCCCATACGTCAAAGGTGTATCAGAATCCATTCGGCGAGCCCTCCTCCCGTTAAAAATCAAGACTGTATTCAAGCCCTGCCTGAAACTTCGTTCACTGATTTCTAAGCCAAAAGACCATATTCCCCCTGAGTCCCAGACGGGTGTTGTGTATAAAGTACAGTGTCTCGGTTGCGAGGTGTCCTACATTGGAGAGACGGGCCGCAAGCGCagtacaagactaaaagagcacgaaCGAGATGTTCGCAACTCATGTCTTGAGTCAACTTGA